From Senegalia massiliensis, a single genomic window includes:
- a CDS encoding P1 family peptidase encodes MKQIGIKDINDIFVGNAEYDNGPTGCTVIISEKGFVAGVDVRGGAPGTRETDVLKPENMIEKVHCVFLSGGSAYGLDCASGIMEFLEEKNIGFDVGVAKVPIVCGAVLFDLNLGDSKVRPDKNLGYNACKNAYNNNFKEGSFGAGIGASVGKLYGLNSAMKGGIGIYGIQVGDLKVLSIVAVNALGDILDNGKIIAGLRNDENKFLGTEKEMIKNYNKTENLFGQNTTIGAVITNAKFNKAEMNKIASMAHNGFARAIRPSHSIFDGDTIFTLSTGKINADISAVGMLASITMENAIINGVKKADSKENLITYKDLKK; translated from the coding sequence ATGAAGCAAATAGGTATAAAAGATATAAATGATATATTTGTAGGGAATGCAGAATATGATAATGGTCCTACAGGGTGTACTGTTATTATTTCGGAAAAAGGATTTGTAGCTGGAGTAGATGTAAGAGGTGGAGCTCCAGGCACTAGAGAAACCGATGTCTTAAAACCGGAAAATATGATAGAAAAAGTCCATTGTGTTTTTTTAAGCGGAGGAAGTGCGTATGGACTTGATTGTGCTAGTGGTATCATGGAATTTTTAGAAGAAAAAAATATTGGATTTGATGTAGGAGTAGCAAAAGTTCCTATAGTTTGTGGTGCTGTTTTATTTGATTTAAATTTAGGAGATTCAAAAGTTAGACCAGATAAGAATCTAGGTTACAATGCTTGTAAGAATGCATATAACAATAATTTTAAAGAAGGTTCTTTTGGTGCAGGGATAGGAGCAAGTGTTGGAAAGTTATATGGGTTAAATAGTGCCATGAAAGGTGGTATAGGTATTTATGGTATTCAAGTTGGAGATTTAAAAGTTTTATCAATAGTAGCTGTAAATGCATTAGGAGATATACTTGATAATGGAAAAATAATTGCTGGCCTTAGAAATGATGAAAATAAGTTTTTAGGAACAGAAAAAGAAATGATAAAAAATTATAATAAAACAGAAAATTTATTTGGGCAAAATACTACAATAGGAGCAGTTATAACAAATGCTAAATTCAATAAAGCAGAAATGAATAAAATAGCTTCTATGGCCCATAATGGTTTTGCAAGAGCTATAAGACCATCTCATTCTATTTTTGATGGAGATACTATTTTTACGCTTTCTACAGGTAAAATAAATGCAGATATAAGTGCTGTTGGTATGCTTGCTAGCATTACTATGGAAAATGCAATTATAAATGGGGTTAAAAAAGCTGATTCAAAAGAAAATTTAATAACATATAAAGACTTAAAAAAATAA